The Archocentrus centrarchus isolate MPI-CPG fArcCen1 chromosome 7, fArcCen1, whole genome shotgun sequence genome window below encodes:
- the fitm2 gene encoding acyl-coenzyme A diphosphatase FITM2: MATLEVIVDNLVVLWRIPAVRHNFPWMFLLLSVVGSVLKELELVPQTYFSSSTNALNVYFVKVSWGWTVLLLTPFLLLSNSSFSRSVSFLGRRLLSLVVATVVWYVCTETFFYIEDVTGSCYESSALKVINKEFTLKATCRRAGFHWDGYDISGHSFILAYSALFIMEETAPMASLNTTSLSGLPRMVLNLLYMALNLIMIIWVWMFTCTSVYFHDPSHKLLGTIIALLGWYLTYRVWYLKPMSPGLPPQRHPKEQKQHA, encoded by the exons ATGGCGACGTTAGAAGTCATTGTGGATAATTTGGTGGTACTGTGGAGGATACCGGCCGTCCGACATAACTTCCCCTGGATGTTTTTGCTCCTCTCGGTCGTTGGGTCCGTCCTGAAAGAGCTGGAGCTCGTTCCGCAGACGTatttcagcagcagcacaaacgcCCTGAACGT ATATTTTGTTAAAGTGTCCTGGGGCTGGACGGTGCTGCTGTTAAcacccttcctcctcctgtccAACTCCTCCTTCAGCAGGAGTGTCTCCTTCCTCGGCCGGCGGCTGCTGTCTCTGGTGGTGGCAACAGTGGTCTGGTACGTCTGCACAGAGACCTTCTTCTACATCGAGGATGTGACTGGTTCTTGTTACGAAAGCAGCGCCTTGAAAGTCATCAACAAGGAGTTCACGTTGAAAGCCACCTGCAGGCGTGCTGGCTTCCACTGGGACGGCTATGACATCTCGGGACACTCCTTCATCTTGGCCTACTCTGCCCTCTTCATCATGGAGGAAACTGCCCCAATGGCCTCCCTGAATACCACCAGCCTTTCTGGACTTCCCAGAATGGTCTTGAACCTGCTGTATATGGCCTTGAATCTTATTATGATTATTTGGGTGTGGATGTTCACCTGCACCTCTGTTTATTTCCATGACCCATCTCACAAGTTGCTCGGGACCATAATTGCTCTACTGGGGTGGTATTTGACATATCGGGTTTGGTATCTAAAGCCGATGTCACCAGGTCTCCCCCCTCAGCGCCACCCAAAAGAACAGAAACAGCATGCCTAA
- the r3hdml gene encoding LOW QUALITY PROTEIN: peptidase inhibitor R3HDML (The sequence of the model RefSeq protein was modified relative to this genomic sequence to represent the inferred CDS: substituted 1 base at 1 genomic stop codon): MLTQLTSGGEELAGGYADVIATLTCQGMDSTRPLKVRCGIGHQNVSNRSFKSWRIILLTEATVIRESRGPVLVLIVDAFSGGQGTGSFAKAHSEARISAAHLTQRKDPKIKKCCVCLLLHHRPQMTAGFQLLLAATLWMMSHVGAAAAAYCKLAISPREINALLDYHNXVRSQVFLPAANMKYLMVWASTNRVGCAVRKRSSMDVFGSTWREATLLVCNYFFKVKNWVGEAPYETGKPCSGGSCCKNKGTLNTKTRRL, translated from the exons ATGTTGACGCAATTGACCAGCGGAGGGGAGGAGCTAGCGGGAGGTTACGCAGACGTCATTGCAA CCCTGACCTGtcaaggcatggactccactagacccctgaaggtgcgCTGTGGTATCGGGCACCAaaatgttagcaacagatcctttaagtcct ggcgcattatcctgctgacagAGGCCACAGTCATCAGGGAATCCCGCGGACCAGTTCTGGTGCTCATTGTTGATGCTTTCAGTGGTGGACAGGG AACGGGCTCGTTTGCAAAGGCTCACTCTGAAGCGAGGATCTCTGCTGCTCATCTGACTCAGCGAAAGGATCCAAAGATAAAG AAGTGCTGCgtctgcctcctcctccaccacaggCCTCAGATGACTGCTGGTTTTCAGCTCCTGCTGGCTGCCACCCTGTGGATGATGTCTCATgtgggagctgctgctgctgct TACTGTAAACTAGCCATTTCACCCAGAGAGATAAACGCCCTGCTGGATTATCACAACTGAGTCCGCTCTCAGGTCTTTCTTCCTGCTGCTAATATGAAGTACTTG ATGGTCTGGGCGAGCACCAACAGGGTGGGATGTGCTGTGAGGAAGCGCTCGAGCATGGACGTGTTCGGGAGCACCTGGAGGGAAGCGACGCTGCTGGTCTGCAACTACTTCTTTAAAGTAAA AAACTGGGTGGGAGAGGCTCCCTATGAGACCGGAAAGCCTTGTTCTGGAGGCTCCTGCTGTAAAAACAAGGGCACACTCAACACAAAAACCAGAAGACTTTAA